One genomic segment of Gossypium arboreum isolate Shixiya-1 chromosome 3, ASM2569848v2, whole genome shotgun sequence includes these proteins:
- the LOC108460942 gene encoding receptor protein kinase-like protein ZAR1, producing the protein MKKLVLFGLFFLFLFPHLKLAFSLSPDGLSLLSLKSAVDQPSGQSVFADWNENDETPCNWSGVSCKNISGFPDPRVVGVAVSGKNLRGYIPSELGNLIYLRRLNLHNNFFYGSIPDQLFNATSLHSLFLYGNNLSGSLPPSICKLPRLQNLDLSYNSLSGSFPENLKNCKQLQRLILAQNKFSGEIPDGIWPELDNLVQLDLSSNEFKGPVPSTIGELNSLSGTLNLSYNHLSGNLPKSLGDLPVTVSFDLRNNNLSGQIPETGSFANQGPTAFLNNPLLCGFPLQKSCNNSSTSSSGTQNSGPNSGETQKKGLSPGLIILISAADAGGVALIGLIIVYIYWKNKDSSNSCSCTGKTKFGDNNKGKICSVCAFGCINGCRNNDSELEDNEKGEISGKGEGELVAIDKGFSFELDELLRASAYVLGKSGLGIVYKVVLGNGIPVAVRRLGGEGGEQRYKEFVAEVQAIGKVKHPNVVKLRAYYWAPDEKLLISDFISNGNLANAIRGRNGQPSTSLSWSVRLKIVKGAARGLAYLHECSPRKFVHGDVKPSNILLDNEFQSYISDFGLNRLINITGNNPDSSSGGFIGGLPYKSIQTERTNSYRAPEARVPGNRATQKWDVYSFGVVLLELLTGKSPELSPTTSTSMEILDLVRWVRKGFEEEKPLSDMVDPMLLQEVHAKKEVLAVFHVALACTEADPEIRPRMKTVSENLERIGS; encoded by the exons ATGAAGAAGTTGGTTCTCTTTGGACtcttcttcctcttcctcttcccTCACTTGAAACTAGCCTTTTCCCTTTCTCCTGACGGCCTTTCTCTTCTCTCATTAAAATCTGCCGTGGACCAACCTTCAGGTCAGTCAGTCTTCGCCGACTGGAATGAGAACGATGAGACGCCGTGTAATTGGTCCGGCGTTTCTTGCAAGAACATTTCAGGATTTCCTGACCCGCGTGTCGTCGGAGTCGCCGTTTCCGGGAAGAATCTGCGAGGCTATATCCCGTCCGAGCTTGGAAATTTAATCTATCTCAGAAGATTGAATCTTCACAACAACTTCTTCTATGGTTCTATACCGGACCAACTGTTCAATGCCACGTCACTTCACAGCTTGTTTCTGTACGGTAACAATCTGTCCGGTTCGCTGCCTCCTTCGATCTGCAAGCTTCCGAGGCTGCAAAACCTCGATCTCTCCTACAATTCGCTGTCGGGTTCTTTTCCTGAGAATCTCAAGAACTGCAAGCAGTTGCAGAGGCTGATTCTAGCTCAAAACAAGTTTTCCGGCGAAATTCCCGACGGAATTTGGCCGGAATTGGACAACTTGGTCCAACTCGATCTTTCTTCGAATGAATTCAAGGGACCGGTCCCTAGTACCATCGGAGAGTTAAACTCATTGTCGGGCACTCTCAATTTATCCTACAATCACTTATCCGGTAATCTCCCGAAAAGCTTGGGCGACTTACCGGTGACGGTCAGTTTCGATCTCAGAAACAACAATTTAAGCGGGCAGATACCTGAAACGGGATCGTTTGCTAATCAAGGACCAACCGCATTTCTAAACAACCCTCTTTTATGCGGGTTTCCCCTTCAAAAGTCGTGTAACAATTCGAGTACAAGTTCTTCAGGGACTCAAAATTCGGGTCCGAATTCGGGCGAAACCCAGAAAAAGGGGCTCAGCCCTGGTTTAATCATACTAATATCAGCAGCTGATGCCGGTGGTGTGGCGTTGATAGGATTGATTATCGTTTATATTTACTGGAAAAACAAAGATTCTTCAAATAGTTGCAGTTGCACTGGGAAGACCAAGTTTGGCGATAACAACAAAGGGAAAATTTGTTCCGTTTGTGCTTTTGGATGCATCAATGGGTGTCGCAACAATGACTCGGAATTGGAAGACAACGAAAAAGGGGAGATATCGGGGAAAGGGGAAGGCGAGCTAGTTGCCATTGATAAAGGGTTCAGTTTTGAGTTGGACGAGTTGCTTAGAGCGTCGGCTTACGTGTTGGGTAAGAGTGGGCTTGGGATAGTGTACAAAGTGGTGCTGGGAAATGGGATCCCGGTGGCTGTTCGGAGATTGGGCGGCGAAGGTGGAGAGCAAAGGTACAAGGAGTTTGTGGCTGAAGTTCAAGCAATTGGGAAAGTGAAGCATCCAAATGTGGTGAAGCTGAGAGCTTACTATTGGGCTCCTGATGAAAAGCTTCTCATTAGCGATTTCATCTCCAATGGCAATTTGGCTAACGCCATCAGAG GCAGAAATGGTCAGCCATCAACAAGCCTCTCATGGTCAGTAAGGCTGAAAATTGTAAAGGGAGCAGCCCGTGGCTTGGCCTATCTTCATGAATGCAGTCCAAGAAAATTTGTTCATGGAGACGTCAAGCCATCTAACATTCTCCTTGACAACGAATTCCAATCTTACATCTCTGATTTCGGCCTCAACAGGCTCATTAACATCACTGGAAACAACCCCGATTCTTCATCCGGCGGCTTCATCGGTGGACTCCCTTACAAATCAATCCAAACGGAACGAACCAACAGTTATCGAGCACCGGAGGCTCGAGTTCCCGGCAACCGAGCAACACAAAAATGGGATGTCTATTCATTTGGAGTCGTATTACTGGAGCTGTTAACGGGGAAGTCTCCGGAGCTATCACCAACCACATCAACTTCCATGGAAATCCTGGACCTTGTAAGGTGGGTGAGGAAAGGCTTTGAAGAAGAAAAGCCATTGTCAGACATGGTTGATCCGATGTTATTACAAGAAGTACATGCCAAGAAAGAAGTGTTGGCTGTTTTTCACGTTGCTCTTGCATGCACTGAAGCGGACCCTGAGATTCGACCAAGGATGAAAACTGTTTCAGAGAATCTTGAGAGAATTGGATCATGA